The Blastopirellula marina genome contains the following window.
GCATGGAATTGGCGGCCAGCTTCATGCTAAGCTGAGTTACGGCAATCAGGCTGCTCTGCTTCGTGCTCATGCCTGATAATTTAGCGCCAGGCAATCGAAAAAGGAAGATTAGTTTTCAACAAGGCAATGACAGTTCTCCGATGCTAACTGCGATCAAGATTACATTTGAGCCCACGATAGTGATACTGGTAGCCCAAGATGATGATTCGATCAAAGTGCTCACTGACGGTGCTCTAGTTGATCTGCCTCATTCGAAGGTGCGTACATTACTTCACACTCCAGCTTGGGAGAAAGCTGCCCTGCGCCCTCTGTTGTGGGCATGGAAGATGGTAAATCAGCAAGGATACTTTGATGGACTTCAATTTGATTTTGCTAATTCGGCGGAGGAGGCCGTTTCAAGAGTCCAACTACTTGTGGTGGGAAGTGAATTCAAGGTTGCAGCTTGGCCGATTGATCAGGCTTCCACGGCTTGAACACTGGTACGCATGATGGTGGCCGCATGGGCTTCTTGCTCAAGCGTCGAATTGGCAATATGGCTAAAATCGTATTTGATCGTCCTCTTGATGTGCATCGGGAACAGGACAGAAAACGACCGTCCTAAACATCTATCGCAATAAACACCAGTAAAGAGTCCGGACACCTTAAATTAGCTCACGCTTTCAGGAAAAGTCATTCAATGATGTTCTGTCGTGATCGTTCTTGTGTACATGTAATTGTATTACTGAGCTTGACGCTAGGGCTTCCGGGCACAGTCCTGGGATCTGGTCGTGCGGAACTGGTGTTAACTTACGGCAAGTCAGGGCTGCCGCGATCTAACGTCTTTCATAGTGGTGAAAAGATCTTTGCCACATTGCGACTCACCGGCCTGCAAGACCAACGCCCGTACACCGGACAAATTGAAGTCACTGGCTCTGTAATCGATGCCAACGGGAAGGAAGTGTTGCGAGTTGCCAAAGAGCGTGAGAATTATCAACAGGTTTTAGGTGGCGACTCTGTTGAAACGACGTTGGTCATCGACAGTGATGGCGAGGAGATCCCGCCCGGCGAATATTCATTATTCGCGAGAGTAAAACACTTGCGTACCGGGCAGCATTTTGACGTGCGCCATGGCTTCACCTGGAAAGCCATTGAGAAGTTTGGCACTGATGAGTTCTGCTGGTTCCTTGACTTGGAAAGGAATTATCCCTCCGGACCACTACTTCAGACTGGCCGACTCCATGTTCTTGCATACCGCAACGTAGGGATGACGTTTAATGATCGGTCCTTCGGGATCGAAAAACAAATGAAGCTACTTCGACCAAGCGAGCAAGTGGCAATCGGACAAACGGCTGTTTTCGAGAACTTGAGGACCGTCCCAGGAGGAGGGAAGCTACCAGAGAGGGCTTGGTCTGGGACGGGATTGAAATTCTCTAGCTCTGGCGATTTCAAGATATCGGTAGAATTCAAAGATATGCTGTCAGGAAGTACTGCCCTAGACACGATCCCAGTTAAAGTGGCGGAAACGGATGCTGTTAGCAAATCCAAATCTCTCATGTTTCTGACGAATGGGGCATATGGCCCACGCAAGCAAATGGATTACTTCGCAGGAGAGGATGTCACAGCAACGCTTGCGTTCGAGGATCCTGGGAAGGGATCGATTTCAAAACAAGTTCTAAGTGCACACTTCCTTGATGAAGATGAAAAAACCATTGGGAAGTTCCCCCTGGGCAATTTAGATGCACTGAGCGGATTCGCAGAGTCGTACTTCGTGGAACACGTCAGTATCCCAGGAAATAGGTTCGTCAGTTCTCTCGAGAAGGTGAGAGATGTCAGAATTCAGTTGGAAGGGCAAAGCGATGGGCGAAAGACAATTCTCTCGGCTCCAATCCGTTTCCAACCAATTAGGGCTCTGGCGGCTCTCAACGTTAGCGTTAAAGCGGACGCTCAGGGCAAGATCCCCGCAGGGCAGTTTCTGACCGCTGGACAGATCTACTATCTCAACTGTGATCTCGCGAAATTCCAGATCAAGGACTACGCAATCAACTTAACCCACTCCGTCA
Protein-coding sequences here:
- a CDS encoding DUF6334 family protein; the protein is MPDNLAPGNRKRKISFQQGNDSSPMLTAIKITFEPTIVILVAQDDDSIKVLTDGALVDLPHSKVRTLLHTPAWEKAALRPLLWAWKMVNQQGYFDGLQFDFANSAEEAVSRVQLLVVGSEFKVAAWPIDQASTA